One genomic window of Haloferax mediterranei ATCC 33500 includes the following:
- the argS gene encoding arginine--tRNA ligase codes for MFRQFRKEVETALSAALSSLDLPTDDLGVEEPPEDVPATLASSVAFRLAGVVGAAPPKIAIDIAEEVSVEGYDYLGKVDTQGPYVNFHVTDAYYDDTLDAAADDTEYGRLPSTGDSVVVEHTSANPTGPVHVGRARNPIVGDAVANLLDFAGNDVERHYYVNDAGRQMAVFTWAYETFDEEDLDSEPERDRIEYDLVRYYRKGNAFLEEADPEEVEAAEAEITEILQGIEEGDEETYARVETVVDQVLGGMRECLERLPAEFDEFVKETRFMFDGSTRDLADRLKETEHAVYEEDAWQLELDEYDIEKNLVFLRSDGTSLYTTRDLAHHEWKFENYDRAVTVLGEDHKLQAGQLRAALDILGNDVDKLENVIFSWVNLPGGLGMSTRRGTGVMLDDLLDEAISRARDEVEKRLEGRTRDDDLDEEDIDRIARQVGIGAVRYDIVSKQPTKAITFEWDQALNFEAQSAPYIQYVHARCCGIVDEATAAGIDASEVDPSVLTTEAERDLLRTIARFPAVIEAAADDLEPHTIATFARELAEVFNTFYRECPVLDADEEVGAARLALVEASRNAVANALAIIGVEAPESM; via the coding sequence ATGTTCAGACAGTTCCGCAAGGAGGTCGAGACGGCGCTTTCTGCGGCGCTCTCGTCGCTCGACCTCCCCACCGACGACCTCGGGGTCGAGGAACCGCCGGAGGACGTCCCAGCAACGCTCGCCTCCAGCGTCGCCTTCCGACTGGCTGGTGTCGTCGGCGCCGCGCCGCCGAAGATTGCAATCGACATCGCCGAAGAAGTCTCCGTCGAGGGCTACGATTACCTCGGCAAAGTCGACACGCAAGGCCCGTACGTCAACTTCCACGTGACCGACGCGTACTACGACGATACGCTCGACGCCGCGGCGGACGACACCGAGTACGGCCGTCTCCCGTCGACCGGCGACAGCGTCGTCGTCGAGCACACGAGTGCGAACCCAACCGGCCCGGTCCACGTCGGGCGCGCCCGCAACCCCATCGTCGGCGACGCCGTCGCCAACCTGCTCGACTTCGCCGGCAACGACGTGGAGCGGCACTACTACGTGAACGACGCCGGTCGCCAGATGGCCGTCTTCACGTGGGCCTACGAGACGTTCGACGAGGAAGACCTCGACAGCGAACCCGAGCGCGACCGCATCGAGTACGACCTCGTTCGCTACTACCGCAAGGGGAATGCTTTCCTCGAAGAGGCAGACCCCGAGGAGGTCGAGGCCGCCGAAGCCGAAATCACCGAGATTCTACAGGGCATCGAGGAGGGCGACGAAGAGACCTACGCCCGCGTCGAGACCGTCGTCGACCAAGTGCTCGGCGGGATGCGCGAGTGTCTCGAACGTCTCCCCGCGGAGTTCGACGAGTTCGTCAAGGAGACGCGCTTTATGTTCGACGGGAGCACTCGCGACCTCGCAGACCGCCTCAAAGAGACCGAGCACGCGGTCTACGAGGAAGACGCGTGGCAACTCGAACTCGACGAATACGACATCGAGAAGAACCTCGTGTTCCTTCGCTCGGACGGCACGTCGCTGTACACGACGCGCGACCTTGCCCACCACGAGTGGAAGTTCGAGAACTACGACCGCGCCGTGACCGTCCTCGGCGAAGACCACAAACTGCAGGCTGGCCAACTTCGGGCCGCGCTCGACATCCTCGGCAACGACGTGGACAAGCTCGAAAACGTCATCTTCTCGTGGGTCAACCTTCCCGGCGGCCTCGGGATGTCCACCCGCAGGGGGACCGGCGTTATGCTCGACGACCTGCTCGACGAGGCCATCTCGCGTGCCCGCGACGAAGTCGAAAAACGCCTCGAAGGCCGCACCCGCGACGACGACCTCGACGAGGAAGACATCGACCGCATCGCCCGGCAGGTCGGTATCGGGGCGGTTCGCTACGATATCGTCTCGAAACAGCCGACGAAGGCCATCACCTTCGAGTGGGACCAGGCGCTCAACTTCGAGGCCCAGTCCGCTCCGTACATCCAGTACGTCCACGCCCGCTGCTGCGGTATCGTCGACGAGGCAACCGCCGCCGGTATCGACGCCAGTGAGGTCGACCCCTCGGTCCTCACGACCGAGGCCGAGCGCGACCTGCTCCGTACGATTGCGCGGTTCCCCGCGGTTATCGAGGCAGCGGCTGACGACCTCGAACCGCACACGATTGCGACGTTCGCCCGCGAACTCGCGGAAGTGTTCAACACCTTCTACCGCGAGTGTCCCGTGCTCGACGCCGACGAAGAAGTCGGTGCCGCGCGACTCGCACTCGTCGAAGCCTCACGGAACGCAGTGGCGAATGCGCTCGCTATCATCGGGGTAGAAGCGCCCGAGTCGATGTGA
- a CDS encoding DUF7563 family protein, with protein MSHCNHCDAFVSSDFVRVFGDHEGRVYACPSCSANAGISQVSAERRASSL; from the coding sequence ATGAGTCACTGCAACCACTGCGATGCGTTCGTGTCGAGTGATTTCGTCCGCGTCTTCGGCGACCACGAAGGGCGCGTCTACGCGTGTCCCAGTTGTTCGGCGAATGCGGGCATCTCACAAGTGAGCGCAGAACGGAGAGCATCGTCGCTCTGA
- a CDS encoding DUF120 domain-containing protein, translating into MSESAVAATVGFDELATLKLVALDGGRSGPVKVSCSGLANRLDVSNQTASRRLQRLEEADFIDREVVADGQWITITDSGESALRHEYADYRRIFETPSVVVLEGEVTGGMGEGRHYISLPGYMEQFTERLGYEPFPGTLNVRLDDDAIRTRAGMSALDAVPIDGWEDDERTFGPATCYAAVIEVGDESYDPVHIIVPERTHHDESQLEIIAPDKLRDELDLSDGDTITVRVEEADFE; encoded by the coding sequence ATGTCAGAATCGGCAGTCGCCGCGACGGTCGGGTTCGATGAGTTGGCCACGCTCAAACTCGTTGCGCTCGACGGCGGCCGCTCCGGTCCGGTCAAAGTTTCCTGTTCAGGGCTTGCAAACCGGCTGGATGTCTCCAACCAGACGGCGTCACGCCGTCTCCAGCGCCTCGAAGAGGCCGATTTCATCGACCGCGAAGTTGTCGCGGACGGCCAGTGGATAACCATCACTGACTCCGGTGAGTCGGCGCTCCGTCACGAATACGCGGACTACCGTCGTATCTTCGAGACGCCGTCAGTGGTCGTCCTCGAAGGCGAGGTGACCGGCGGGATGGGTGAGGGTCGCCATTACATCTCGCTTCCGGGCTACATGGAGCAGTTCACCGAGCGACTGGGCTACGAACCGTTCCCGGGTACGTTGAACGTCCGCCTCGACGATGACGCCATCCGCACTCGCGCGGGGATGTCCGCACTCGACGCAGTCCCAATCGACGGGTGGGAGGACGACGAGCGGACATTCGGCCCGGCCACCTGCTACGCGGCCGTTATCGAAGTCGGTGACGAGTCGTACGACCCCGTCCACATCATCGTTCCCGAACGGACCCACCACGACGAGTCGCAACTCGAAATCATCGCGCCGGACAAACTCCGCGACGAACTCGACCTGTCCGACGGCGACACGATTACGGTCCGCGTCGAGGAGGCTGATTTCGAATGA
- the ribB gene encoding 3,4-dihydroxy-2-butanone-4-phosphate synthase codes for MSRPAETDLDAVSRVLDAFRAGDPVLIHDFDDREGETDIVYPAGAVRPADVARMRNDAGGLVCVALPNDVAQTLSLPFMDDVLDHPAAAAHDLAYDSRSSFSFTVNHRDSFTGITDRDRAMTISRLAPVAEATRAGDYGANDFGGEFRAPGHVHLLRGAPNLLEDRQGHTELGLALADEAALPPAVVVCEMLDDESGAALSKTAASDYAARHDLAFVDGDRLLDELV; via the coding sequence ATGAGTCGCCCCGCCGAGACCGACCTCGATGCCGTTTCGCGCGTCCTCGACGCGTTCCGCGCGGGCGACCCGGTGCTCATCCACGACTTCGACGACCGCGAAGGAGAAACGGACATCGTCTATCCGGCAGGTGCGGTTCGCCCCGCCGATGTGGCCCGGATGCGAAACGATGCCGGCGGACTCGTCTGTGTCGCCCTCCCGAACGACGTGGCCCAGACGCTCTCGCTGCCGTTCATGGACGACGTACTCGACCACCCGGCGGCCGCCGCACACGACCTCGCGTACGACTCGCGTTCGTCGTTTTCGTTCACGGTGAACCACCGCGACTCGTTTACGGGTATCACCGACCGCGACCGGGCGATGACCATCTCCCGACTCGCACCCGTCGCCGAGGCGACCCGCGCAGGCGACTACGGGGCCAACGATTTCGGCGGCGAGTTCCGCGCACCCGGACACGTCCACCTGCTCCGCGGCGCGCCGAACCTGCTCGAAGACCGGCAGGGACACACTGAACTCGGCCTTGCGCTGGCCGACGAAGCGGCCCTTCCGCCCGCTGTCGTCGTCTGCGAGATGCTCGATGATGAGTCCGGCGCGGCACTTTCGAAGACGGCGGCCTCCGACTACGCCGCCAGACACGACCTCGCGTTCGTCGACGGCGACCGCCTCCTCGACGAACTCGTCTGA
- a CDS encoding NAD-dependent epimerase/dehydratase family protein, whose product MALESIAVTGGTGQLGPTVVAHLRTNGYTVTNLSRHSKSALADHDYRVSALDSGDLTATLSAVDADAIVHLGTISTPDHDPGHRVFESNVQSTYVVLEAAAALDIDNVAIASSMSAIGGSFEPDPARIDYLPIDEGHRETPSNPYGLGKYIAEQTATGFSRRDDAPKTIASLRFPWMPSKEEARQTFAERDRSLSGLKEAGFFHTARNTLFSYLGREDAARLVRRALEANYEGHEEFWAAAADTSTTVESATLARDVYPDADVRDQLSGHQSLVSTEKAKQLLGWVPEWSWRDGQRGE is encoded by the coding sequence ATGGCCCTCGAATCTATCGCCGTCACGGGCGGAACTGGACAACTCGGTCCGACGGTTGTCGCTCACCTTCGGACAAACGGCTACACGGTGACGAACCTCAGTCGCCACAGCAAATCAGCCCTCGCGGACCACGACTACCGGGTGAGCGCCTTGGATTCGGGCGACCTCACGGCGACGCTCAGTGCAGTCGACGCCGATGCCATCGTCCACCTCGGGACCATTTCGACGCCCGACCACGACCCGGGTCACCGCGTGTTCGAGAGCAACGTTCAATCGACGTACGTCGTCCTCGAAGCGGCGGCCGCTCTCGACATCGACAACGTTGCCATCGCATCGAGTATGAGCGCCATCGGCGGGAGTTTCGAACCCGACCCCGCTCGAATCGACTATCTCCCGATTGACGAGGGCCACAGAGAAACGCCGTCGAACCCTTACGGACTCGGAAAGTACATCGCCGAACAGACCGCGACGGGGTTCTCGCGGCGAGACGATGCGCCAAAAACCATCGCCAGTCTTCGGTTTCCGTGGATGCCGAGCAAGGAAGAAGCGAGACAGACCTTTGCCGAGCGAGACCGGTCGCTTTCGGGACTCAAAGAGGCGGGCTTCTTCCACACCGCGCGGAATACGCTGTTTTCGTATCTCGGACGCGAGGACGCGGCGAGGCTCGTTCGGCGCGCGCTCGAAGCGAACTACGAGGGTCACGAGGAGTTCTGGGCGGCGGCAGCGGACACCTCAACGACGGTCGAGTCGGCGACGCTCGCACGTGACGTCTATCCCGACGCCGACGTTCGGGACCAACTGTCTGGACACCAATCACTCGTTTCGACGGAGAAAGCGAAGCAACTCCTCGGATGGGTACCCGAGTGGTCGTGGCGCGACGGGCAGCGTGGAGAATAA
- a CDS encoding branched-chain amino acid transaminase encodes MGFDDMDVSTIWMNGEYVDWEDAQIHVLTHGLHYGTGIFEGVRAYETDRGPAIFRWEEHLERLYNSAKPYDMDIQYSPEELTEATLEVVRRNDLGGCYIRPIAYYGYDSLGVSPKDNPTDVAIAAWPWGTYLGEDALENGVDVMVSSWRKHASSQIPTNAKTTGLYVNSLLAGEEARRNGYVEAIVLNKEGNVAEGPGENIFMVRDGKIYTPGLSQSILDGITRDTVITLAREHGYEVDDSAVISRGELHTADELFFTGSAAEVTPIRKVDNVVIGEGTRGPVTEELQTAFFDLVERKTDDHEEWFTYVEEQ; translated from the coding sequence ATGGGATTCGATGATATGGACGTGTCCACGATTTGGATGAACGGCGAATACGTGGACTGGGAGGACGCACAGATTCACGTCCTCACGCACGGACTCCACTACGGTACGGGTATCTTTGAGGGCGTTCGCGCCTACGAAACCGACCGCGGTCCGGCTATCTTCCGCTGGGAAGAACACCTCGAACGGCTCTACAACTCCGCGAAGCCGTACGACATGGATATCCAGTACTCGCCCGAGGAACTCACCGAGGCGACACTGGAAGTCGTCCGCCGGAACGACCTCGGCGGCTGTTACATCCGCCCCATCGCCTACTACGGCTACGACTCGCTCGGCGTCAGCCCCAAGGACAACCCGACCGACGTTGCCATCGCCGCGTGGCCGTGGGGAACGTACCTCGGCGAGGACGCGCTCGAAAACGGCGTCGACGTGATGGTCTCGTCGTGGCGTAAGCACGCATCGAGCCAGATTCCGACGAACGCGAAGACGACCGGTCTGTACGTGAACTCTCTTCTCGCCGGTGAGGAGGCACGTCGAAACGGCTACGTCGAAGCAATCGTCCTGAACAAGGAGGGGAACGTCGCAGAAGGACCCGGCGAGAACATCTTCATGGTTCGCGACGGGAAAATCTATACCCCCGGACTCTCGCAGAGTATTCTCGACGGTATTACCCGCGACACCGTCATCACGCTCGCCCGCGAGCACGGCTACGAAGTCGACGACAGCGCCGTCATCAGCCGCGGCGAACTCCACACCGCCGACGAACTGTTCTTCACCGGCAGCGCCGCCGAAGTGACGCCCATCCGCAAGGTCGACAACGTCGTCATCGGCGAGGGCACGCGCGGCCCGGTCACCGAAGAACTCCAGACCGCCTTCTTCGACCTCGTCGAGCGCAAGACCGACGACCACGAAGAGTGGTTCACCTACGTCGAAGAGCAGTAA
- a CDS encoding DUF502 domain-containing protein, which translates to MSSWRRDFASGLVVLVPLIVIIYIFTIFYNSIIKIPFVSTLLTGGSDPTTESEVFGFFVAIIIFVLLVLSVGYLMRTTVGRVLESGIDAAMNKVPLVRIVYNASKLAVETALTGTEDLQKPVRLETWPGIRMTAFKTGKKTADGREIVFMPTAPNITTGFVMEVDPDDIEETGEKVEEALTRVLSAGFAEQDHIDEFNIEVTEESTDGQVTNE; encoded by the coding sequence ATGTCCTCGTGGAGACGCGACTTCGCCAGCGGTCTCGTGGTCCTCGTACCGCTCATCGTTATTATCTATATATTTACAATATTTTACAATAGCATTATCAAAATTCCCTTCGTATCTACACTCCTCACAGGAGGGTCGGACCCAACCACTGAATCGGAGGTGTTCGGCTTCTTCGTTGCCATCATTATCTTCGTGTTGCTCGTCCTCTCGGTGGGCTACCTCATGCGGACGACTGTCGGGCGGGTGCTCGAATCGGGTATCGACGCGGCGATGAACAAGGTCCCGCTCGTTCGCATCGTCTACAACGCTTCTAAACTCGCAGTCGAAACGGCACTTACAGGCACCGAAGACCTCCAGAAACCCGTCCGTCTCGAAACGTGGCCGGGGATTCGGATGACTGCGTTCAAAACCGGCAAGAAGACCGCTGACGGCAGGGAAATCGTCTTCATGCCGACCGCGCCGAACATCACCACCGGCTTCGTGATGGAGGTCGACCCCGACGATATCGAAGAGACGGGCGAGAAAGTCGAAGAAGCCCTCACGCGCGTCCTTTCGGCTGGGTTCGCCGAACAGGACCACATCGACGAGTTCAACATCGAAGTCACGGAGGAGTCGACGGACGGCCAAGTTACGAACGAATAA